The following DNA comes from Athene noctua chromosome 1, bAthNoc1.hap1.1, whole genome shotgun sequence.
ccctcgtCGCGGCAGGGAGCGTGCCGAGCCGGTGGGCAGCCCCTCCTCGGAGCCGATGCCGGCGCAGCCGGAGGACGCGGGGCCGCAGCCATGCCTGCACATCTCCATCTCGGGTTCGTCGCTGGAACTCTCGGAGCCGGTCGACGGTGGCAACAGGGAGCTGGTACCCTTTGACAGCGATGACACAGATGATGAATCCTCGCCCAGTCCCTCGGGGACGCTGCAGAGCCAAGCCAGCCACTCCACCATCTCCTCCAGCTTCGGCAGTGAGTCCTTGCTTAGCAAAAAAGCCACTTTTTGGCCCCAAAATGATGGGTAGCTCTGTCGTTTTGGCCACTCTGCTTTGCGTTCCTTGGGGAAATCTGCAGGTGGAGGCTTTTGGGCCAAGTTGATCCTGGGAAAAGAGTTGTTGGAGGGCATCAGCTCAACATGGTGGTGTTGGGATGGGGCTGGTGGCTTTGGGTAAAACCTGGTGTGGGTTTTGGTGCTCAACATCCCAATGTCTTGACATTGCAAGGGGACCCGTGATCTCTTCCTCATCACTTCAGTGGATGTCGGGTGGTCCTGGGCTGAcccattccttcctcctcctcctcttccacagaTGAAGAGATACCAAGCTGCAAGGAGGCAACGGCGGAGACAACGAGCTCAGAGGAAGAGCAGGAACCCGGCTTCATGCCCATCACTGGCACCTACGGCCAAAACCGGCACGGCGAGAGCCCCACAGACGGGCGAGCCCTGCGCCGCTCCAGCCGTGGCTCCTTCACCCGGGGCAGCCTCGAGGACCTCCTCAGCCTTGACCCTGAAGCCCATCAAAGCTCCATGTGGTTGGGCACCGAGGACGGGTGGTACGTCCCCAGGATGGGGGGATGCATACGTGGGGTGGATCCCGATCCCAGGTGAGCCTCAAActtttctcctctgctgcagcaTCCACGTGTACCAGTCCTCGGATAACATCCGTAACAGGAAGAACAGCATGAAGATGCAACACGCCGCCGCCGTCATGTGCATCTTGTAAGTGGGGAAGGGGGATTTTGGCTCCGAGATGTCCATGGAAGGGTGGTTTGGTGTGGCTGAGCAGGGCTTTGCAGCTGGTTGTCAAAAGGTTTTTCTCCCCGTAGGTACCTGGATAACCAGGTTTTCGTGTCATTGGCCAACGGGGAGCTCGTTGTGTATCAGCGGGAGGCAGGTGAGGCCGGATTGGGGACATCAAAGGGTGCTGAGGGGGTTAAATGCAGCCCCAAAGTGGTGGCTGTTGGATGGGTGGCTTGGGCACCCCCCTGGGGAGGGATGCTTGGGGTGCTGCTGGCTTCCTTGCCTCTACAGGAAGGGAAGGGACATCCCTTGAGGGGTGCTGGAGACCCCAAAGTTGGAGCCAGCTGGAAGTGTGCATCCtcctcctggtccctgcctgccACTGGCATCCCCTGGGGACGTCAGCTCATGTCCCTTCTAAGAGGGGACCTGGAGACAGGCACCTCCAACCACTGCATCCCATCAGCCGGGTCAAGATGGGGCTTTTCTGGGGATGCTTTAACTACCCACCCCactcccaccaccctcacaggccGCTTCTGGGATCCCCAAAACTCCAAGTCGCTGTCCCTGGGCTCACCGGGGAGCCCCATCACCAAGATGGTGGCAGTGGCGGGGAAGCTCTGGTGCGGCTGCCAAAACCGCGTCATTGTCCTCAATACCACCACGTTGGCGCAAGAGGTACCGTGGGTGACGGCGGGAGGTCGGGGGGACGGTGACGGGCATCGGTGGCACGATCGGTGGCATCGCTGTTGCTCTTGTCACCCGCAGCACACGCTCCAGGTGGGACAGGACAGCGGGCGCAGCGTCACCTGCATGGTGAGCGCGGGGACTGGCGTGTGGGTCGCGCTGCAGAGCAGCGCCCAGGTCCGGCTTTACCACGCCACCAGCTACGAGCAGTTGACCGAAGCTGATATCACCCCCCCGGTACACAAGATGCTCGCCGGTAAGTCCCGCTGGTGACACGTCTCCAGTGGGTGCCCATCACTGTCTCCAGTGGGTACCTGCAGCCAGCATCTGCCTTAAAAATGCGATGCCCCGCGGCATCCAGCGCTGGGGAAATTTAATATCCTGCATCCTGACCAGTCTTTGGGGAAGGAAACGTGACTCCTTGCGCTCACGGGGTTTGTCCTCTGTGTCGTGCAGCTGCATAATCCCACGGGGAAATAGGGCAGCCCCTGGGCAGGTGGATAATCCCACGCAGGATTAAGGGACCCCTGGATATTTTCATAATCCCACGCAAAAACAGGGCAACCCCTGGACGGCTGCATAATCCCAGGAAGGATTAGGGCGACCCCTGGACACCTTTGTAATCCCACAAAGGATTAGGGCACCCCTGGGCATTTTCCTAATCCCATGCAGAAACAGGGCAACCCCTGGGCATTTTCTTAATCCCATGGGGAAAATagggcagcccctgggcagaTGAATAATCCTACGCAGAAACAGGGTAGCCCCTGGTCATGTGCATAATCCCACAAAAGGATTAGGGCACCCCTGGATATTTTGATAATCCCACGCAGAAACAGGGCAACCCTTGGGTGGCTGCATAATCCCATAATCGGACAGCCCAATctggcagcaccccggggtgctttATACCAGCCAGGGGGGTTGTGGGGTCCCTTTCCCATATCCCACGTGCCGCAGATTCCCCCGGGAACAGAGACCAGTGGCAACAGCGGGGTTCACAGCCCCGTGCCGGGCAGGGTAAAATGCTGATGGCTGGGATACTCGACAGGCTCGGATGCCATTATCCGGCAGCACAAGGCAGCCTGCCTGCGGATCACGGCTCTCCtggcgtgcaaggatttgctgtgGATCGGGACCAGCGCCGGCGTGGTGCTGACCCTCACCGTCTCAGCCAAGATGACCCCGGCCTTGGTGGGGCTGTCCCAAGGTCACACTGGCCACGTCCGTTTCCTCACTGCCATCGAGCTGCCTGATGGTTTCGACGTCCTCTTCCCATTGCCGAGGGAGACGGGTAGGTGGGATGATGGGGGGGCCCAATCCTGACCCGCTCCGGGGTCCCCCTGACTGATAACCGGGAATAGCCTTGAAATGTGGTCACCGGAGTCCCCGCTCCATCCTTGCCTGTTAAAATCCAGGGAGAAAAATCAGGGTGGGAAGAAATTGGGTGCTATCCCTCATCCAGGGTTTGGGGGATCACTCAAGAGACCCCAGAATTCCCTGGGAGACCCTAATTCCCACGGGGAAAAGGCACCAGCAAGCCATGTGCTGGGTGTcgcccagcccagctctgaggTCGGGGTGGGACGGGGAGAAGGCAGCGATGGGGAGGGGGAGTTGATGGGTGGTAATGTGGGTGGGAGGGGCTAATTTGGGGGGTACGAGGAGTTTTGGGTGTCCCAAGATGTGGTAACTGGGCAAGTGGTGGTGATGTTTGGAGGATGCTGGTGGGAGGATGCTGGGATGATACTGGTGGGATGATGttggggtgatgctgggggcaTGCTGGTAGGATGATGCTGGTGGAATGATACTGATGGGAGGATGATGTTGGTGGGATAATACTGGGATGATATTGGGATGATGTTAGTGAGTGATACTGGGATGATGTTGGTGGGATGATACTGGAATGATGCTGGGATTATGTTAGGATGATGCTGGCGTGATGTTGGTGGGATGATAATGGGATGGATGTTGGTGGGAAGATGCTGGGATGATGTTGGGATGGATGTTGGTGGGAAGATGCTGGGATGATGTTGGGAAGATGCTGGGATGATGTTGGGATGATGCTGGGATGATGTTGGTGGGACGATGCTGGGATAAAACTGGGAAGATGctctgggatgctgctggggaaCAGGGGAGCCACAGGGGGACCATCTGACAGCCTGTGTGGGTTCTGCACTTGGCAGGGGCCGAGAAGCCGAGCGAGGCAGAGAAGCGAGACCCCTCGCGCCCTCGCGCCCCCGCCCTCGCCCTCTCCAAACCCAAGATGCTGGTGATCAGCGGGGGGGACGGCTACGAGGATTTCCGCCTGACCAGCAGCAGCGAGACGGTGGGCCGGGACGACAGCACCAACCACCTCCTCCTCTGGAGAGCATGAacggccgcggccccccccccggggccacccCAGCGAGGAACGGGGGGTGCTGGCCCCCCTATATGCAGAGGGGAGGGGTCCTGAtccccctccccgccaccccccaccccagcgccTCTCATCTCCAACCCGGCTGCTCTCTGTGTGCTCGGGGTTGGGGGGGATGagcccccgtccccccgccgtCCCCCCAGCCGCCACACcggacttggggggggggggggaacacacactcacacacaccgCTTTTGGAGCGTGGAGaagatggggaggggggatgcGTTGGTTTGGGAAGGCGCTAACGAAGGAGGAAGGCGTTAACGAGCATCCCTGGGGACCGGCGGAGGATGCCGAACAGCCAGGAGCCTGCCTTGCTCTCCGGTTTTGTGTGTGCCTgcttcggggcgggggggggggtcacggcgctgtcaccccctccctcccctcccccgggacccccggccaCGCCGTGGGACCACCCCAGGGACAATACGCCCGcggtgtcccccccaccccgggcctCCCGCTAACCCGCTCGCTCCATCGCCAGCACCCAGATagctctgtttgtttgtttgtttgttttaaatatatatatattatatatatataaacatccTTATttattcggggggggggggtgttgggggggtcaGGCGCATCGTCACGGCGATGCCAGTCCCTCTGCTCCAGATTTGGGGGATGAAAACCTTCCCGATTCATCACCCCGAGGCTGAGCTGGACCCCACTGATGGAGCTGGAACCCCACGGGGATgctggtggcgggggggggggagctgatcgagggaaggggggaggaaaTTGGGGGGATCCCTCCCCCAAATGTCTGTGATTCCCCTGGGATTTCACAACCTGGGGAGCGGGAAGCTCGAAGCTTCATCTGGATGCGAACAAGCATCTTCTTCACCAGACACCGGGGATGTCCCTGCACCCCGAAATCGGGGTGGCGGCAGTCAGGACCCTAAAAACAAGACTTTCCTGAACCGACTCTCTTCCTCGCCCCcaattttcccccttttctcccccttttttcctgCGTTCATCCCAGGGTCCAGGTGAGGCTGGGTGCTCGCAGACCCTGGTGTCCCCATGGGAGAGGTGACAGCCGGGGTGGTGGGGCTGCaccagggtgtccctgtccccgtgtgGCCCAGGGAGTGACGCATGTCCCACGTCCGTCTGTCCATCGGAGGGGGGGTGTTGGTGAGGTGGTGTGTAATGAGGCTattttgggaagggaagggggaattTCGGTCACTATGGGGACTCTTTGTCATTAAAGGTCACCCGTGTCAGAACGAAGCTGGCGTGGTCTCATCCTTCGCTTCGGGGGGGGGAGAGTGGGGACAGGGTGAGGAtggggggatgttgggggggcAGGGAGGTCCCTCCTTTGTGCCACCGAGTGTCCCCCAGCGGTGACAGACGGACAAACAGCCAGAATGGGGGACACTGTCACCCCGTCAGCCCCTGGGGAGCACCGAGgtagggaggggaggggggcaccaggctcctgtccccagggtgggAAAACTGTCCCCAGGGAACGGGGTTGGAGCCAAGAGGGGGTGCGCTGGGGGCATGTAGGAAAAGGGGGTGCGGCACCCGGGGGTGCCCCGCGGAGCGCCCCCCCGCGAACCGATAGGgtgacaaaaaattaaaaaaaaaaaaaataatcctgctcAGTAGGTAAAAACCCACCgcgatcttttttttttttttttttccccaaaaaaccctTCCGCGGCTGAGACaaacccccagcacccccaaatccgcccccccccatctccctccgcgcccggcagggggcgctgcccgcgggggTGGGCGGGGCGAAGAGCGGCAAGGGGGCGTGGCCCTGGTCGCGTGACGTCACGAAAGAGGCGGGGCGTGCGGGAGTAGCGCGCTCGGCGGGTTCATTCATAAGGAACGGGCGGCGctcggcggggcggccccgcagcGGGGGGGGCAGGTAAGGGGCACCCCCGGCTGGGTTACCCCCCTCTGGGGGCTCCTTCCGAGCTGGGGGGGCGGTCATCCCGAGCTGGGGGGGCGGTCATCCCGAGCTGGGGGGGCGGTCATTCCGAGCTGGGGGGGCGGTCATCCCGAGCTGGGGGGGCGGTCATTCCGAGCTGGGGGGGCGGTCATCCCGAGCTGAGGGGGCCTCATTCCGAGCTGAGGGGGCCTCATTCCGAGCTGAGGGGGGCTCATTCCGAGCGGGGGGGGTCATTccgagctggggggggggttCATTccgagctggggggggggctcatTCCGAGCTGTGGGGGGCTCATTCCGAGCGGGGGGGGTCATTCCGAGCTGGGGGGGTTCATTCCGAGCGGGGGGGGGTCATTTCTCCTTAAGGGGTTATTCCCCCctcccggggggtttggggttgcTGCAGCTTCAGGCTGTgcaagggaaggggggggggctggtgcttTTTGGGGTGCTTGACCCCCTGTTTGTCATTAAAAAGGGGGGGGTTTATTGCGTGACCTTATCTCTAAGCAgggtattgggggggggggggggggcttcacCTTGGTGCTGCCTGAAGTGGGGTGCGGTGGTTGGACACCCCCGTGCTGGCTCCGGCTGCTGCAGAGCGAATGTGCGTTGAAATaaagggtggggaggggaaaaagtaggttaagaaaaaaaaaaaaagcggcagGAGCTGGgtcagggtttggggtttgttggttggttttttaggggttttttgttttggtttgttttgttttgttttgttttgttttttaccgGAGCTGGGAAATCACAGGGCTCCCAGCCAAATACCTGCATCAGGCGGGATGCTGCGGTgaggggctgcaccccaaaacggggctggagcctgctgctgcctgggctttCGTGCCAGCGATGCCTCTGGGATCATTTGACTTTAATGTTGGATTTTTGTCATGGTTTGGCTGTTCCCACAGCTCTGATgaggcccggggggggtgtgcgATAACGCTGAGTTTTGCACTGTCTGCCAGAAAATCCCCCTCCTTGTCCCAAGCCGCCTCCAAGAGCCGTTCCCCAAAGGGTTTCTGAACAGtcgctcctttttttttcccgtttATCTGCAGGAGCCATCAGCCGAAACCCTGTTCCCCCACAGGGAGGGGAAGCCCTCACCGGAATCCCGGCGGGCAGCTTTGGGTTACGGGCTGTGTTAAGGGGGGGGCTGGGAATAAAAGCCTTGTGTGAGCCCGTGGGATTTGGGGGGTACCGCAACCAATTCGCCTTCCCCGGCGTGTTTACATCAATGCACCGGCCAAGTGGGATACGGGGCTGGTGGAAGTTGGGGTGTCCCCATAAAGCAGGCGGGTCTGGCGCTAGTGGGGTTATTTTTTGGTTTCTTCTGGTTCTTGGGGGGCAAATTAtgttggttttattgtttttcctcAGGAGCTTCCGGGCTTCTTtcccctgtgccagggcagccGGGCATCCCGCCATCCCCAGCTGTGGGTTTGTGCCTgcatcccccctccccacctgggATGACCCCAAAAAACGGGTGCTGAGTCCTGGGGTGGCCGTGACCAGGCAAAGCTCCAGTGGCAACCAGGTGCTGGCACCCCCCTGGTCCTTTTACCTCCTGCATCTCCATGGCAGGGTCTTGGTCAGCTAAGGGATGTCTTTAATCCTTGGATTAAGCTTGGCCTTAGATCTGCTTTACCTGGGGCCAGCCCTGTTCCCGGTGGGGTTTAAATCTGTCCTGAATCAGTGAGCCGGGATGCTCCGGTGAGTCGGAATGCCTGGGCTGTGCCAGCCCGTGGCATCGCTCGGCCACGGCTCGCGGTCCCCTGGCCACAGTGGGACCTGCCCATCCCCTTCCACAGCCATTGCCGCTCCCACCCCGGCAGAGCAGCACCCCAAACATCTCAGGGTGTCCCTAAGGTGCTGCTATTAAAGGCTTAAATACCATCGCCCAGAAGGATTAAAATGTTAGGCTTAAACTCGAATTTTATTAGTGCTGGTTTACAGGGTGGAGGGCTTGCACCAGTTTCACCCTCACCCCATGATTGAGGGGTGCATCCCAAGTTCTGGGGGGATTCGGGAGGTGTCCCCGTGGGATGCCATCGCCTTGGGATGACACTTAGCAGGGAGGGGGCTCAGGCTGGCCGGGGCGATGGCAGCAGCTGGCTTAGCCCCCTCCAAAAATCATGGGCCCCCACCTTGGCACTGATGGTGCTAGTGAAGATGGGGCTTGGTGGCATTTGGTTTGGGGGTGCAGCTCCCCAGAAGGGGAGAAGGCCTGGTTGGCTTCACGCTGGTGCCCTTGTGGGCTGCTCCCTtgctgggagctactgggaggaactggagcaTGGAGGATGCTCATTTTGGGCTATGCCATCATATCCCAACCCACATCCTAGAATTACCCGGCTCTGCCCCACTtgccccccagcatcccccctccCATGTGTAATTAGCTGCATCTCATGGTGTCAACCACTAATTAGGAGAAACTCGTCAGGCAAAGGCTGTAACGAAGCTCCCGTGTGGCTCTCACGGGACCGTGACAACCGGGGGAATTTCCATGCAGGCAGCGGAGGCTGGATCCAGGTttgggttatttattttttcctcccttctcctgtGCTGtcagcatttattttaattttaacaatTAATTGCTGAGCCTAAAGAAGGATGAGCCTGTGGGAAACACCTTTCAttgggcttgatttttttttttttaatttaaatgtatttatttttgttagtgACTTCATTTCCTTGCGGCAGATGCATGAGGATTTCCTCCGGAGCaggaaaaagctttatttaataGTGTTtagcatcctctgctccttcccctgctccttgcagggTTGATCCCTCTCTGATTCGGGATGGAGTTGGGATTTGCAAGGGAAGGGGGTGATGCCAGGCATCCCATAAAGCCTCTAATAAATCTTTTCAGGGGATAGTGGAGGATCGATGCTGCAGGGGTATCTACCTTGGAGCATCCGCACAGGGGGAATAGGGCCCCCAGATTGCTTCTTGGCTGGGATTTTTGCTGCCTGGTGACCCCAATGCTCCCCCTCGGGCAGGTCCCCCCGGTGATGAAGAGGAGTGGGATGTGCTGGTGGCTCGTCACCGTCCTGGGGGTGAGTACAGCCTCTTCCATCCCGTCCCACCCCTCTGCACCTCTGCTGTCGGCTCCTCTGATGCTCAAACCCATCCCAGCTTCAGCGCCCCACAGCCACAGTGGGGCATCCCAAAACGTTTCCCACACAGAAGcttgcagcagctcagccctgagGAGATGCTTTCTTTGGGtcaagggtggggttttttttccccaaaaattcttcctcctccattttTCCCCATTGCTGAAGCTTCTGCCAGGGCAGGGACAATAAGGAGTGCAGCTTCTCCCTTGCTGCTGCCCCTGGGGCCACCGCGGTGTCCCGTGGCTGGGAGACGCTCTTGCCGTGGGCCATGCGGgtccccccggggctggggctgcttcCCAGGGGGGCTCCACCTGAGCCAGGGTCACCATGGGTTCGTGTTGGCCGTGGTGAGTTTGCCACCGTCATGCCACAGGTGATGGGTTTGCGTCCGCCATGGTGTGTGCAGTGGGTTTGCCCCCATCACATCACTTGTGACACGTTGGCATCCCACCACGGAGCAGGCGATGGGTTTGCACCCGTCGTGTCGCTGGGGATGGGTTTGCATCCCTCACAGGGCATGCAGTGAGTTTGCACCCATCATGTCACTGATGAGGGTTTGCTTCCATCACGGTGCATGCGATGGGTTTGCACCCAGCATGTCAGTGGTGATGGGTTTGTGTTGGCTGTGGTGCCTGCAACGGGTTTGCACTTATCCTATCACTTGTGACATGTTGGTGTCCACCGTGGTACACGTGATGTGTTTGCATCCACCACGGTGCCGGTGACGGGTTTGCATCCATTGTGTCACAGAGGGTGGGTTCGCTTCTGCCACAGTGCACACACTGGCTTTGCACCCATCGTGTTGCTGGTGATGGGTTTGCATCTGTCGTGGTTCCTGCAATGGGTTTGCACCCATCGCATCACTTGCGACACGCTGGCATCCACCACGGAGCAGGCGATGGGTTTGCACCCGTCGTGTCGCTGGGGATGGGTTTGCGCCTGTCGCAGAGCACGCAGTGAGTTTGCATCTGTCATAGTGCATGCGACGAGTTTGCACCCGCCGTGGTGACATCCACCATGGGGCACACGCTGAGTTGGCATCCACCACGGGGCAGGTGATGGGTTTGCACTGGCTGTGGTGCATGCGGTGGGTTTGCACCCATCACATCGCTTGTGACACGTTGGTATCCGTCGTGTCACAGGTGATGGGTTTGCACCTGTCATGGTGCACACAGTGAGTTTACATCCATCGTGTCACAGGTGATGGGTTTGCCCCCGTCGTGGTGCACACAGTGAGTTTGCATCCATCGTGTCACAGGTGATGGGTTTGCCCCCGTCGTGGTGCACACAGTGAGTTTGCACCTGTCGTGTCACTGATGACGCGTTTGCATCCGCCATGTCGCTGGCGACGGGTTCTCACCCAGCATGTCTCTGGGGACGGGTTTGTGTCTGCCGTGGTCCACGCGAGCTCTGCGTCCATCCCGTCACTCGTGACGGGTTCCCTCTGCCGAGCACCCCCCGCTTCTCCTGCAGGTGCTGAGCGGAGCCAGCGCGGGGGCCGCGAGCTGCGGTGCTGCCGGCGCGGACGGGAGGCCGGGATGCCCCCCCGGGGAGGAGCCCGCGGGGGTAAGCTGCGCCCACCCGTGGCACATCCAcccctggggagggagcaggatgCGGCCGTCGCTCACCTCCCTTTCCCGCCACGCAGGCCTGCGGCTCGGCGCAGGGGCCCGTGGGGACGTGCCGAGCTTGTCCCCCCGGCACCTTCTCGCCGGGGAACGTATCCTGCTCCGCTCACACCCGCTGCCGGGCCGGGAACAGGATCCTGGTGGCACCGGGGACGGCGGTGACCGACAGCCGCTGCGGAGCCTGCCTGCCGGGGTGAGCccagcctggggtgggggggatgctgcccctgcccctccgccggccccgctgccactCGTGGGTCATATCCTGACCCTCCGTCTCCCACCCCGCAGGTTTTACAGCCCTGAAGGGGAGAGGGAGCCCCGGGGCCGGTGCTTGCCCTGTGCCGTCGCTCCCCACAGCACCTCGGGGTgcccaggtgggtgctggggttgGAGGTGTCACCCCGGTTTTGTGGGTGCTGAAAGAGCTCGTGCCGGCGTTCGAGAGGAGGCGTGATGTCCCGCCAGGGTGTGGCAGCTGAGAACGCCTCCGCTCACCACACGAGTGGCTTCTGCttccctgggggcaggggctcAGGGGGAAATCGGGGTTTAATCCCAACAAAACCCTTCTCTGAGGCTGAGCTGGTGCCTCCCCCCAGGCCGGCGGCGAGCCCGCAGCCCGGACACCCCGGGCTGGCCGGCGAGGACCAACAGCACACGGGTGGCCTTgatgggggaggaagaggaggaagaggaggcggcggcagcgcagGCAGCCGTGCTGACCATCGTCCCCGTCTTCTGTGCCATGGGCTTGTTGGGCATCCTGGTGTGCAACCTGCTGAAGAGGAAGGGCTACCACTGCACTGCCAGCAAGGACCCCCAGCCCGGCGGCACCGGTGAGCCCCCGGTTGTGCCACGGGCGCCTTTTGGTGGTCCCCCACATCCATCTTGTCTCGCGCAGCCCatccacagaatcccagaaccattcaggatggaaaagcccctcggggtcagcgagtccaaccctcagcccgactctacaaaattctcccctaccccacatccccccacagctcatctaAACATCCGCGTGGCTTCTGGTCCCCGTTGTCCCCTGACATCCTGCTCATCTTTgaagtcgggggggggggtgtttatcccccaccccccaacttGTGCTTCCAGGTCCCAGCTCCATCTACCAGCTGGAGGACGCCAACGAGGACACCATCGGGGTGCTGGTGAGGTTGATCACCCAGAAGAAAGGTCAGGGGGGGTGCCTGGAGGGGGGGTGACATGGGCCagacccccgtgacccccccatcATGCTCTCCCCCCACTCCCATAGAAAACGCTGCggcactggaggagctgctgAAGGAACATCACGGCCAACAGCTGATGCCACCGGGCTGCATCCCCCCAAATAAGTAAGGACCCTCCCCCCGAGATTGCACTGAGGAACCTCCTGTGGTGGGATCAACCCCACACTGATGGcatctcccccccccgcccctccccttcccaggctgcacctcctgcctcagtttcccccctcctgccagcaccagcaccacctCCACACGGTGCAGGGTCCGGCCCCGTGCGCCCGCTGCAGCCAGAAGAAGTGGCCCGAGGTGCTGCCATCGCTCCGCgtccccaaggtccccaaacCCGGGGGTCGTCCCAGTGAGGTCACCATCCTCTCTGTCGGCAGGTaagtggggaccccccccacagTCTGTGTGTCCCCCCGCTCCGCCCTCCCGCGTGGGGACAGGCTGATGTGATGCTCCCCCTTCAACAGGTTTCGGGTGTCCCGGATCCCTGAGGTGAGGAGTGAGGTGGGGGGAGAACCCCCCCACAGTTCCCTCCCTGCCGGTAGCGGGATGTGGCCCCCCTGGTTGAAAAGCACCGATGGCCCCCCTGAGGTgagggggtgtggagggggagggtggtggggaaccccttcctggggaaaaaaaggggctTCAGAAGGCTGGTGGATAGAGCATTAACTCTGAAGCCTAATGGGGGCATCTGATGATTTGTGATTTCACCCCCAAgcctcttccagcagctgggaGGCTTAAAAAATACGTCAAAAAGCCTGAAGGGGTTCAAGTCGTATCCCCCCACCATTTCCTCCCACCCCCCGCTTCTAAGGTGCTGTCGGGGGTTGTggagtgggtgctgctgggggtgcaggggtgggtgCTGGTGTAACGGGGTGCTGTGCTGGTGACCCCAGCGTGTTCTGCAGCTCTAATGTAGCCCCGTCCCCTCTGCACCTGCACGCTCCCGTACAACTACACCTGCATACACCCCTGGAGCACACTATAAGCACGTATGCAAATGCCCATACGCCCCTATACACCACATTTGCATACATTTACATGTATAGTCACGCACCCATACCTGCTCCAAAGACTATTATATGTGTATGTGCACTTATGTACCACCCCATAG
Coding sequences within:
- the RELT gene encoding tumor necrosis factor receptor superfamily member 19L codes for the protein MKRSGMCWWLVTVLGVLSGASAGAASCGAAGADGRPGCPPGEEPAGACGSAQGPVGTCRACPPGTFSPGNVSCSAHTRCRAGNRILVAPGTAVTDSRCGACLPGFYSPEGEREPRGRCLPCAVAPHSTSGCPGRRRARSPDTPGWPARTNSTRVALMGEEEEEEEAAAAQAAVLTIVPVFCAMGLLGILVCNLLKRKGYHCTASKDPQPGGTGPSSIYQLEDANEDTIGVLVRLITQKKENAAALEELLKEHHGQQLMPPGCIPPNKLHLLPQFPPSCQHQHHLHTVQGPAPCARCSQKKWPEVLPSLRVPKVPKPGGRPSEVTILSVGRFRVSRIPEVRSEVGGEPPHSSLPAGSGMWPPWLKSTDGPPELAPGPGAASGGR